In Palaemon carinicauda isolate YSFRI2023 chromosome 28, ASM3689809v2, whole genome shotgun sequence, the sequence gtaggacaggggacagatgggtatagactaacctaagcataggctaggctatacaagagataggtggggaagggagaagagagaagtcttccaaggaagggtttctgtaccagagcggccactagggaaagggaggacactccctaacctaagataaggcagatcggctaaaacggtgcatgagtacagtttcagcatggaacagagaaaccttcctaacccaacctagagcagggctaaaagtcctgaactaggaaaggaagaagacatatcgctatcgcaggaaagtcatagacaatcctagccaaagaggtagggctagcctaacctcactctcggacgcaaccttaagggaggttcattcccttagggaggacagagaggcgatatatactctattagacatttgatccctttactcagaaaaggaatcaaggctaattagagggaatgccaaggcaggggatgaaggaagcatataggggtcctacaagtaggttaggctagaaagagtcactgactagcctatcccctatatggtccctgaaggcgaaaaacatttgcatcactgtcaaaagtattgtaaaataatgccactatcttcataacttagcctaggatcactaataaatcatgcatgaatacttgtatgtaggctcctggcctgggggctatagtagccaactggtatgaggtcaatcgatgaccgataaaaagcgtcgaaacacgatataaaagttcctagctatgaagactaaataaactaatgtattcgattagtaaataaggccggaagcgttgttgtggctaactaaataaagcatgcataacaacaacgacgccataaaatggcgggtccggtagaggcacagctctgccacaaaacagcaattatctcggaaagtaatatttactttacggtcagagcttaactaaacaatacaggaaccttgtactcaactttccagaagaaggcgaggctgaaggtaacgacataacgaagatgcaaaacgataaaggtaacacagggaaaatccgtctaagtagggcagctactaaacaaaggatgaagacgggcgtgacgtcatttgagcaatggcgcccgtttgtttacgtctcgagtatcagtagtagccacgagtgagattggctgtggagcggctcccagctattctcaacccttacacaccgaagcattaactctgttcggggtgaagatagctatgtggcgcgttcagacatgcgtcccctgttgatatacgatgtcttaaagggaaacctttgagatactcgctccagaagttagaattctgtgataacctgtggttaaattctctgggaatatcttagtagtcttatacccaaggaagctaccaaaaaggaaccttccatcaggacgccatggcttgagcccaaaaataaatagaggaaagacagagatgatgagaacggagtatgcaatggaagatgaaatatcattggaaggagaaaagattaatgaggtagaatcattcaagtatttaggaactatgatctccaatacagggtctttagaattaagagttaagtgaaaaattgaaaaagaagcaaatcggacaattgctaggttaagtaaaatttggaaatcaaatcattggaaattacatataaaaatcagactatatgtcagtttagttagatcgatgttactctatggacatgagtcacggtatgacaatgaatcagtctccaatagatttaatagatttgagaagaaagtcctcagaaggatattagtagttaaatagcaggacaggattagaaaggaaactaagagattactcaaatgccatatgtggatgagatcttgatgaggggttgatggagatggtttgggcatgctctttgcacttcccaaagagagattagttcacccgtaaaacatattcctacaataatatgactaaataactaagcgtttCTGAGCGATTTGGTAACATAGTTTAATGGCGCCGACCGCATGTCTgccacaaaacaaaaaaaaagcatataaatctaaaaattcacgAGATGGAGGCGCTAAATTCTCCAGCACACTAAAGGAGGGGACTCAAGCATCCTTAATCGAAAATTGcccaaaaaactaagaaaaaacagGCTGAAACTCCCCAAGCAATCGTCAAAGATGACACTGCGAagagggaatggttcaacaggatacatgttagttgtagcacattgagatcgagAGTTGTAACGGTTCGCTTGTCCATGTATCCTACCccctaccttatccttcgagagaaggttaactctatttggggaaggataaccatggcttattATTAACACGTCCttgatttatacacaatatctctcggaATATTCGCTGCGGAGGTCAGAACTCCGTTGATACATCTaagataaaatttctctggtatatcactcgcagaaataccccaaatagaagctgccaatgaggaacttccatcaggatgacatggctcaagcgtatgtatgtgtgtgtgtatgtgtataatattccAGTCTTGAATAATGAATTGTAGGATTTAGTGATGTGATATGATGGGAGAGGTCAAGATGTCATTTTGCTTGAGTTTAGTCATTAGCTCCCTCCAAGATTAATCACTTTGATGGGATGACCCCATTAATTGATCTGCTCATTTAACAGGTCTTAAAATTAGATTATGCTATCAATTTTCTCTATGGAAAATAAAGTTTTAGATTTCTTGAAAGCattatttagttttagttgtaTAATTTGCAATCCGGAAATAAGAGTtattactctttctttgttttgatgAATTACACTGTTAAGCTAGATTTTAGGGAAAGGTGAGCCTCCTGTAATTTAAAATACTCCTGAATCTTTACTTCACTATTCCACCTCTATCTTAGTGTGTGAATTCACAATGTGAATGtcagggaaggttcatagaaataaacaggaTTTTCATGAGCAAACCATATGATTGCTAggagaagttcatagaaataaacagaattttgctAATAAAATAATTCCTATACTCATTTAGTATGCCCCTCTACCTCTCTCAAACTAgtgattatcattatttcttgctttagaACTTGTCATTTGCCtgaaatgtaatttttcttttctgtattgCAGACAATTGATGAAATGGTTGAAGTGATGGATAAAGTTGAGGAAGTTGGTGGTGATGACCCGCTGATGAACGAATTGatggaaatgaaaaaggaaatgaataagacTATGGTAACAGTGCGTACAGGTACTCCCAACAATGCTGGTAGTGAGAGTGCCGAGAGTTTCATGAAACGTGTGAAAGAGCTCTTAGCTGTGAGTGGAGTAGAAGCCCAGTTGCCTTTagattgtggaagggtaagatgattACTTTATTTGTACCTAAATAGATTTTCTTCTGTTTTGAAGAGTTCTAAATAGCTTACCCACATATCATATTGTATCCTCCTTAGAAAAGGTAAAATTTTTAAGAATCTTGATCAAAGTggacaaaaatatttattaaataccTTTAGAGATTAAATATTATTACTAAATACCATTTGCTCCAAGTTTAACTCATCAGAAATAACACAAATTTAGCTAtttgattaggaagaccattcaacAATTtgatcataactggaataaaacttttcagTTTGTATTATCGACCTTCACCAAAAATGAGAcctttaaaattaactgcatactgtATTTAGTGCTATGTGGTGAATGATATCTGGGAAAATATGCATATAatagatggtcagagttatgtaaAATTTTGTACAGTACTTTATCATTTGTATAAAACACTggttgattgattaaaagttttgtgGTATCAAAGATCATTAATGCTTAGATGTCTTAAACATTGGAAAGTTGTTTGCATGAATCTGATAGGTATAGTTCATTGTTCTCTGATCTGTACATGCAGTTTTGAGGCAATGTTTATAAACCATTaaaatatttattcctaataagTGGCGTTAATTGTCATCTTTTCCACTTATATATTATGGTCATTTACTCAAGCATATCTCGAGAATTATGCATATTTTTGTCCATTCAATGAATGATAGAGAAATTCTTGTGCCAAAAACAGGTATATAAATTCTGGGATGCCTGATTACTCGGGTACGGTGAAGCTGAAAGTTGAATGTTAATACTATAGTACTGTTTCCATGGCTTTTAACCATCCTTTACTCTTTTCCTCCAtgatttagtaaaaggtaaggtaACAAAGAGATACCTAGCAAATGCATTATTTGAGCTCTTTTGTCATTACAAATGGATCAGGAAACAAAGTGAATAGCTCTTTTCATGTTCTCTGTTTATCATTTCTTCAACATAACATATTATTCACCATCATTAGCACTTGATACTTATTAGGAGTCAAGAAGTGCTTTAGTAGCTCTGTAACTTAACACAAATAAAACGATGGAGTGATATCCCACTATTGTTGAGAGAATTGAATGAAGTAGCATCTGTAAACTAAAGTAACCTTTACCATTGCAAACTGAGGCATTTTTACTACAATCTCTTATGTTTCAAGAAAACAAAACAATTTAGAATATGACTAAATAATGGACACATATGGTAAAAAAATGTGAGGCACAGCCTTGCTATTAACACCACAATAAAGCAAATAGACGCTTGTCTTTGCGTACTTGACTGCCCGGTGAGACAGCTGTGAGTCACATCTACGTTTCTGAATATAAGTATGCGTGGTTgttgaaaattaatttcaaaatgacaCTTGATCATGTCATCAGAGGATGGGAATACCAATGACTTGTCAACATATCTTTGGAATCTCAAGAAATTAATATGAAATTGGTTACCTCTTTGGAGGTGTGGGACGTAAAAAGCATTCAAGTTAAACTCGTGAAGTCATTAGAGTCGTGGTAAACTGAACGTCTTTAAGCTTTTCCTGTTAGAATCAAATTCATATTGAACTGTTTGACGATAAATAGTTTTATGATAAGCAGCTCAACTTtgatgaagaagaggaagccatcatacaaagaaaatctttgaaAAAGGTGAAAAGAGCGCGCACACAAAAATATAGGACAGTAGCGGGAAGCTGCGATCAGAGGAAATGAAACAGCAGGGTTGTATGGGAGCACTGAAAGGTaataggatatgtaatggctcctcacttatccttccccttagaggattagactggaaaaggtctattcagggtgcagatatctatgattatcttaggatacgtccctgatttatacacgatatcttcggatagtcattccgggggttagaaccctgtgatacctgacggtaattctcttataatatcaattgcagaaatattatacagtaggaagcagccggagggaacttccatcaggacgacatggctatctcacccaaaattagatttttcctacgtcaaaatcccttttttgagctTCATGAATATATTCAGAGTAATGCATCAAGGGAAAGTAAGCAACTGTTGTTGTTTGGGACACTTCCTTTAGTATTTAGTGCTTGTCAAACTAATAAAACCTCAGGTTACCTTACATTGGAATTAATTATGAAGTGAGGATGTGGGTTATTTCCTCATAGGATTGTCAGTCATTACCTAATTTTGGCACATCCAGATTGTAAattgtaatactgtacagtattttagtAACTATTATTTCTTTTTGTATCACACTACAGAATCCTTCAAGTCCAGCTAAACCACTTGATAAAGAACCATTACCATGGGTTGTTGCATTGGGCTCCAGAGAAGATGGCCAATTCCATTATAGGTGCACTGGAGCAGTTATTGGTCCATATCATATTATCACTGATGCCGAGTGCACTAATTCACCCAACATGTATGTTTCAAAAGCAAAATTTGTAACATAGCATAATGGAAAGTTTAAGAGTTACATTATCTCTAAATATTTTCAAGACAAATGAATGAAATTTAAATAATTTGTTAATTTACAAGAACCTATAAATCAAATAAAGATCAATGATTAGACATGGTTTATAAATTCATTAATTTAGTCTTAATATTGTTGAAGTATTCAAGACCTGGAAATTGTATTCAGTATGTCATATAAGGTTTCTTTTGCAGAAATGTTGCCCAAATGAATGTTACTGGTATTGTACCAGAGCCTTTCGCAATTGAAAATTTTGTTGTTGGGCGCCGAATCCACCCAAGCATAACTGACACAGACAGTTTACTAGATGGTGACAACATTGGCATTCTAGAGCTTGCTCTACCAATTAAGTTTAATGGTGAGTTCATTAAGTTTATGTCTAGCATTAAAACACTTGTCTTAGTAATCATGAAAACATTTTTACAACAGCTCCTGCCTTTACGTAGTTAGACGTGAAGTTGCTTCTCTCACTTTTATCATGAGCTCTTTTCTTGAACTCCCATCAGTTTGAGGTTTTGATACACAGTATTTCCTTTTCCTTCCATGTTTTGGGTCATTTCTTTAGGTGTTCATCCTGTCAGTCCCATATTGACCTTTTTTGACCAACTGTTCCTCATCCAGTTCATTCCCTTCGTGTATCCagaaagaatattttctttcagCTTTTTACATTATTTAAGATAGAATTAACTTTACAGCATAGTTGTTATTTCTGATCATCATACTGTATCACAGTTTGTATATTGCTCATTTTATATAAAGTATTCTAAAGGTACTTTATAATACCAAAAAGGATTTTACTAACCTGTCTCTTATTTCTGTTGTTTGTCATTGTATTTTCCAGATTACATACAGCCTATATGTTTGCCAGGAGTGTTTGATAAGCCAGACCCTGATGCAGTAACCAATTCAACCCTCATTGGCTTTGACAATATCAGAGACAGtaagaaaactttaaattcttgTTGTGCATGTTTTATGTTGattaacatatttattattattattattattattattattattattattattattattattattgattgctaagctacaaccctagttggaaaaccaagatgcgaTAAACCCAGGGGgccacaacagagaaaatagcccagtaaggaaaggaaacaaggaaaaattgaatattttaaaaactgtaacaatattaaaataaatatttcctatataaactataaatactttaacaaaacaagaggaagagaaattagatagaagtgtgtgcccgagtgtaccctcaagcaagagaactctaacccaaggcagtggaagaccatggtacagaggctatggcactacccaagactagagaacaatggtttgatttagaagtgtccttctcctagaagagctgcttaccatagctaaagagtctcttctacccttaccaagaggaaagtagccactgaacaatttcagtgcagtagttaaccctttgggtgaagaagaattgtttggtaatctcagttttgttgggtgtatgaggatagaggagaatctgaaaagaataggccacactattaggtgtatgtgtaggcaaagggaaagaaccataactagagagaaggatccaatgtagtcctgtctggccagtcaaaggcccccataactgagggcaataaaagtaaatttttctttatgattttaatATGAAGATAGTTACATACTGGTGGGCTGCTCTTCTGCTGTACCAATGCTGGTTTTtcttaagtactgtacagtactgtaaagagATTTTCTAATTGAAAGCGAGTAATTTGTGGGTTTTAGGAAAGTCGAAGGCGTTGGTGACCCCTGAAATAATAATGGCTTTGTCGCAACTTTTACTTTAAGGTGGCTGGTGAAGCCTGTGTTGATGGTCACGTGTAGTGTCGTTTCAGTGTGTAAGTTTTTTGCGAAACCTGTGTCATCGGCTGTTGTCTTTGGCATTGTTGCTTGACACTGGTGTTGCTGGTCAACGGTTGTTGTATTGCTTATGACATTGTTGTATTTCATTATTTAATAGCTTCTGGTGACCCAGAAGGTACCAGTTTCATATAAAGTTGTGGGTTCTAACCATTTTCAAGAATAGGCACTTCTCTAATCATACAGTACATCGGTTATTACAAGGATACatacctttgtcctttaataggagtatgatttcagcaaagctggaaattcGACCATTAAAATTATGATGAGGTTTCAGTAGTTACTGCTATGGGAAGGTGACTTTCTTTGCTTATTATGATCTCTCTGACCCTGAGAAGAAGAAACAGCTTATGGACTGTTCTACCTTGGGGCAAAGGTAGTCATCTTCCTGGCCACCAATCCACAAATACTGAGTGGACTAACTGGGTACTGAAATGGAGGGATGCTATAGCTACAAAATTAGCTGTATAGAATGGATAATGGAAGATCTGCCTCCAAGAAATTCTCCTGTAAATCATAATCTGGCCTGTTTTTCTACTTGAGAAAGTAGAGAGAACAATTGAAAAATTAAGAAAGTCTACTCAAGACTCGCTTTTCCACTGAGCCATCTCATCCGGGAAGAACACAACATCAGGACCTGGCAGAAACAAAAAAATCAATCCTTTAAAGTCGGCTCTGAAGAAGACTGTAATAAGAGCAAGATCTATGACAAGATCACACCAGTAGTGTCTTCTTCTAGAAGTTCTACGGAAGCCCCCCAGCCTTTTCACACCGATTTCAGCTAGCTAAGAAAGGAAAAAGGCAGGGGAGGGGCTAGGTCCTCTCCTTCAAATTCCATGTGTAGGGTGATGCTTCTGAAGCTAGTGGGGAAAGTTGCAGTACTACATAGTGGAGGACTGGACAGCGAAGGTCCTCCTACATCGATACTTTAACCCATTCACCGTGTTGTGTTTTCCACTCAATCAGAACCTGAAGACAATGTTGTTGTATTTGTTAAACTCTCTAAAAGATCTAATCCTTCAATTGGAAGTCCAGAAGATGATGGACAAGGGCATAGCCTACTTCTAGTCCTGAAGTGGTCTCCTGGCTTTTACAGTCACTTTTCTTAGTGAAAAAGTCCGTAGGAGGCTTGGGACCAGTAATTTGCCTCTCCACCTTGAACAAGTTTCTTCTCCAGACCCCATTCAAAATATAGGCAATGAACACTAATGAACGCCATGAGGAAGAACTATTTTATGCTCTATATAGACCTAGGTAATGTATATTTCTATATCCTAGTCCACCAGTCGTTAAGGaatttcttattttaaatatttaacttagccggtgaatatatagctgcaactctgttgctcgacagacaaactgtacagaaaaaactcgtcagcaatcgctatacaggttgcgggtgtgcccaacagcgccatctgtcggccagataccaagctctatgtaaacaaagactcaattttctctctgtcgacgtgtcgacaagacgtactttactcgctgttgaaacctggagtttttcccatcatctttggtgaagtactatattctggtttgagctttcgcagtgcaggtgttttatcttcatcttaaatcttgaactcgttttggatagatttaattatggtgacaaagagagtagggactttctttcacttttaaatggccgacccttcccttagacggaagtgtgtttaggcttttagtaattatcttatcacgttataaattaattatagattttcctctatatattttatatctctccgcctttattaggcctcttcgattaactttccatttattataaacatctaaaaataaattttaatgttttgtttatttgcgacctttcctgagagtaggcggtcctaacttggaaaccgaagttaaacaacgttgagccctttgcaatcgtaaatagcttttaaagagctaatgatttaaaaccttttaaatgaatatttttaataaatattttatgaaagaatttctttgaatagtcttcgtactgttttcaaagatgaactaacgtttagtttatttatactacgcagtttgcgctctgtcgttacgatagagagagagagtaccacggtttcactttgcagaaagagtaaatcgattctgacgttttgttcattattctttcaaagcttaaatgttttaaattcttttaaaggaactttttaattgaaaaacctttcagttttttcctttggtcaaataacatgtttttttgacgaaatgtaattgggctcttctcttaggtgcgaaatcaagagagaaagagagagagatagagacggagggagagagaggagagaaaacgttccgttcaagcgggtaacg encodes:
- the LOC137621656 gene encoding uncharacterized protein, translated to MARGLFIVAVAFLHCTYASLIRKNIEPYMYKKINTGRPIYFASEILKPIPRKHEMMMVLGTAPEDLSIPISKRRVDIATRTNYLALPGPIEEVENTIDEMVEVMDKVEEVGGDDPLMNELMEMKKEMNKTMVTVRTGTPNNAGSESAESFMKRVKELLAVSGVEAQLPLDCGRNPSSPAKPLDKEPLPWVVALGSREDGQFHYRCTGAVIGPYHIITDAECTNSPNINVAQMNVTGIVPEPFAIENFVVGRRIHPSITDTDSLLDGDNIGILELALPIKFNDYIQPICLPGVFDKPDPDAVTNSTLIGFDNIRDTQRGRIAGLYTWPNSKTFGAATCYSAITSFNRENPDEKSNLFSVITKNHLCVDRPFEEVGKSVVVREDPITGRVQLIGVGPVANARKTNPIAYTLIQPHRFWIELVLKKFKDNFTRSP